In one window of Fusobacteria bacterium ZRK30 DNA:
- a CDS encoding APC family permease, which produces MKGKLGFWSIVLLGINCIIGTGIFGLPNKAYAMIGEASVGVIIFDALLVISIALCFAEAAGRFKVNGGPYIYAKEAFGTFFGYEVGLMKWLMGIIGWATFAVFLGNRLALVFPMFDTPFGRMAIAIFSILFWSVINLMGVKSSKIVNNIVTLGKLIPLFLFIFAGIFMFGKVDTTTLTETVAVTAPNGNTLVEAAILFFFAFTGFEAIGIAAGDMINPQKNLPKAIVVVMLIVSTVYIAILLICMKVLGPSLALSKAPVADAAGVLLGSAGKSFIMTGILVSIIGINMAGSYTSTKSGVALAETGLVPEFFLKTNSKGVHYNAVLASMIGTMVLAMSGSFTVLASIGVIVRFIQYIPTCAAVLIFRKRDKEKGIKHDGFTIPFGPIIPVIALVVSVILLIKAGIATPHKIVYGLGGLVVVAPFYKFSKERMEKVERKEALGGVQ; this is translated from the coding sequence ATGAAAGGAAAGTTAGGATTTTGGAGTATTGTACTTTTAGGTATCAACTGTATAATTGGTACGGGAATTTTTGGTTTACCCAACAAAGCTTATGCTATGATCGGTGAAGCCAGTGTAGGAGTTATTATTTTTGACGCACTATTAGTTATCTCTATTGCTCTGTGTTTCGCAGAAGCAGCTGGTCGTTTTAAAGTAAATGGAGGTCCTTATATCTATGCTAAGGAAGCCTTTGGAACATTTTTTGGTTACGAAGTAGGTCTTATGAAATGGCTTATGGGAATTATTGGCTGGGCTACATTTGCAGTATTTTTAGGAAACAGACTTGCTCTGGTTTTCCCGATGTTTGATACTCCATTTGGCAGAATGGCTATTGCAATCTTTAGTATTCTTTTCTGGAGTGTAATTAACTTAATGGGAGTTAAATCTTCTAAAATAGTTAATAATATAGTTACTTTGGGAAAACTAATTCCATTATTTTTATTTATCTTTGCAGGAATCTTCATGTTTGGTAAGGTTGATACAACAACTTTAACTGAAACTGTTGCAGTAACTGCACCTAATGGAAATACCTTAGTAGAAGCAGCTATATTATTTTTCTTTGCTTTTACAGGTTTTGAAGCTATCGGTATCGCAGCTGGAGATATGATCAATCCTCAGAAAAATCTTCCTAAGGCTATCGTTGTAGTAATGTTAATTGTATCAACTGTTTATATCGCAATCCTATTAATATGTATGAAAGTACTGGGACCATCTCTTGCTCTTAGTAAAGCTCCTGTTGCAGATGCAGCCGGCGTTCTTTTAGGAAGTGCTGGAAAATCATTTATCATGACAGGTATATTAGTATCAATAATAGGTATAAATATGGCCGGTTCTTATACTTCTACAAAATCCGGAGTAGCTTTAGCTGAAACTGGTCTTGTTCCTGAATTCTTTTTAAAAACCAACAGTAAAGGGGTTCACTATAACGCAGTTCTGGCATCTATGATAGGAACTATGGTATTAGCAATGAGTGGAAGTTTTACTGTTCTTGCATCTATCGGTGTTATTGTTAGATTTATCCAGTATATTCCTACTTGTGCTGCTGTTTTGATCTTTAGAAAAAGAGATAAGGAAAAGGGAATAAAACATGACGGATTTACAATCCCATTTGGACCAATTATTCCTGTTATTGCTTTAGTTGTCAGTGTAATCCTATTAATCAAAGCAGGGATAGCTACTCCTCATAAAATTGTTTATGGTTTAGGAGGATTGGTAGTTGTAG